The Polaribacter sp. Q13 sequence GCTGGTTTTTTACGTATTAAAAATGGAAAAAATCCGTTAGATGATTCTGGTGTGCATCCAGAAAGTTATGCATTGGTTGATAAAATAGCGAAAGACAATCAGAAAAAAGTATCCGAATTTATTGGTAATAAAGAACTGATTCAAAAAATCGACCTAAAAAAATATATTACAGATACTATTGGTTTGCCTACTTTAGAAGACATTGTTAAAGAATTAGAAAAACCAGGTGTAGACCCAAGAGAAAAGGCAAAAGTATTTTCTTTTGATAAAAACATTAAAACGATTGCAGATTTAAGAATCGGACAAATATTACCAGGAATTGTAAATAACATTACCAATTTTGGTTGTTTTGTTGATGTTGGAATCAAAGAAAGTGGCTTAATTCACGTTTCTAATTTATCGGATACTTTTGTAAAAGATGTAAATGCCATTGTTAATTTACAACAACAAATTATCGTAAAAGTACTAGAAGTTGATGTGGTTAGAAAACGTATTCAATTGGCTTTAGTAAAGTAAAATAAAATAATAATTTCTTATATTTATAAAATGAGCAATAAAACAGAAAATAATGATCTTTGGGATAATTTAACGGATTCTCAAAAGAATGAGATACAACAAGAAGTTAACGAATCAAATAAAAAGAAAAAAGTCTCTTGGGAGGATGCTAAAAAAGAGCTTTCAAAATTGAAATAAAATGCAGTTCCTTCATGTTTTAGAAAGTAAAAAAGTTTTTTTTAAAAAATATTTTTTGCAAAAAATATAAATACAATTCTTGCTTTTCTAAAACAAATAATTTTAAATTTTTAGAGGTTGATCTAGTTAGAAATCAAATTCAATTGACTTTAATCAAGTCAATTAATAATTTATTATCTTTATAAAAAGAAAACAAAATGGATATTCAAACAACAAAAATAGCATTGATAAAAGAAATTTTAGATATTGAAAATCCGGAAACTCTTTTAAAAATAAGAAATATAATTGATGAATCTAATTTTGATATAAATACCGTTAATGAAAATAATATAGATTATGACAATTTAAAACCTTCTCTACAAAAAAGAAAACTAGCATTTATTACTGATTTCATCAATTTAGAGAATGAAGAAACAATATCTAAACTTGAAAAATCACTTTCGCAAAACAATGATTTTTGGAATGATTTAAGTCTTTCAGAAAAAGAAGAAATTGAACAAGGTATTAAAGAATTAGACGAAGGTAAAAGAGTTTCTTATGAGTCTGTTTTAAATGAAGTCTCTTAATGCAAGTTTTTTATTCCAAACTAGCAAGACTTAAATATATTAGAATAACAAATTATCTACTTGAAACCTGGAGCTTACAAAGCAAAAACAATTTTATTAAAAAGTTTGATTTAAAAATTCAACAAATAAAATTACATCCCTATAGTTGCTTAGAATCATTTGAATATAAAGGTCTTTACAAATGTGTTGTTACAAAACAAACCACTTTTTATTATAGAGTTCTTCAAAATCAACAAGAAATAGAAATCATTACTATTTTTGACACCAGACAAAATCCTAATAAGTTAAATAAAGATTTGTAAAACTTCCCAAATAATTTTTAGCTTAAATTTATAAGGAATAAATCAAATGCGATACATAAAAACACTTAAGTAACCATATACAAATTCCAATTTTAGACCTCACAGGTTTTAAAATCCTGTGAGGTCTTTTTAGTTTCAATTAAATTCATAAAAAAAATATTGAATTGTTTATAAATTTTAACTTTCATCAATTTTAAAAACTTGATATATTTCTTTTTTTCCTTAATTTCGACCTCACAAAAATAATCAATGAAAGTCTGTATTGCCGAAAAGCCATCTGTAGCAAGAGAAATAGCTAGTATTCTGGGAGCCAACACAAAACGTGATGGTTATTACGAAGGAAACGGTTATGCAGTAACGTATACATTCGGGCATTTATGTACCCTTTTAGAACCTAAAGATTACAAACCGCATTGGAAAAGTTGGGATTTAAACAACTTACCCATGCTTCCAGAACGTTTTGATACCAAAGTTACTGGAGATGCAGGAATAAAAAAACAATTCAATATTGTAAAATCTTTATTCGAAAAAGCAGACGTTATCATTAATTGTGGGGATGCGGGAACAGAAGGAGAATTGATTCAGCGTTGGGTAATTAACCAATGTGGCTATAAAGGAAAAGTTCTCCGTTTATGGATTTCCTCCTTAACAGAAGAAGCTATTAAAGAAGGTTTTAACAACTTAAAACCAGCAGAACAATACGACAATTTATATTACGCAGGATATTCTAGAGCAATCGGAGATTGGCTTTTAGGTTTAAATGCAACTCGTTTATACACCGTAAAATTTGGCGGATTTAAACAGGTTTTATCGGTAGGTAGAGTACAAACTCCTACCCTAGCCATGTTGGTAAATCGTTATTTTGAAATTGAAAACTTTAAACCACAACCGTATTGGGAATTACAAACAACCTATAGAAATACACTGTTTAATTATGAAGATGGTCGATTTTTAAAACAAGAAGACGGACAAGTTCTTGCTAATAAAGTTAAAGAATCTGATTTTGAAATTGTTTCTGTTACCAAGAAAAAAGGAAAAGAATACGCTCCTAAATTGTTTGATTTAACGGGTTTACAAGTATATTGTAATAATAAATTTGGTTTTTCTGCAGATGAAACACTAAAAATGGTTCAGAAGTTATATGAGATGAAAGTGGTTACGTATCCAAGAGTTGATACTACTTTTTTACCAAATGATGTGTATCCTAAAATTGCAGGAATTTTATCGAAATTAACTAATTACAGCGAGCTTACAGAACCGCTTTTAGGTAAAAAGATCAAAAAATCAAAACGTGTTTTTGATGATAAAAAAGTAACGGATCACCACGCTATTATTCCTACCGGAATTCAGGGGAATTTACAATACAATCAGCAACAAGTGTACGATATTATTACACGTAGATTTATTGGTGTTTTTTATCCAGATTCTGATGTTTCTAACACTTCTGTAATTGGTAAAGCGGCTGACGTTCCTTTTAAAACTACAGGTAAAGAAATTTTAACTAAAGGATGGCGTGTTGCTTTTGAAACTGAAGAAAGCAAGATTAAAAAAGAAATGAATGAGAAAACAACTTTGCCTTCTTTTGTAAAAGGAGAGAAAGGACCTCACGAACCTTCGTTTTTAGAAAAAGAAACAAAACCACCAAGAAACTTTACTGAAGCAAGTTTATTACGCGCCATGGAAACTGCCGGAAAGCAAGTTGATGATGATGAAATGCGAGAGCTCATGAAAGAAAACGGAATTGGTAGACCGTCTACAAGAGCAAGTATTATTGAAACTTTGTTCCGAAGAAAATATATTGAGCGTAAGAAAAAATTGGTTTTGCCTACACAAACGGGAATCGATTTAATTAATATTATTGATAACGAATTATTAAAATCTGCCGAATTAACTGGGCGTTGGGAAAAACGTTTAAAAGAAATTGAACGAGGAGAATTTAATGCCGGAACTTTTATAAATAATATGAAGAAAATGGTAGATGAATTGGTCTATGAGGTCCGTTCTAATACTTCTAAAAAACGAATTTCATCTAACTCTTCTGTCGTTGTGAGCGAAAAGAAGCAATCTGCTAGTTCAAAAACAAAATCTTCCAAAAAACAGGTTGCAGGTAAAACGTGTCCGAAATGTAAAAAAGGACACATTTTAAAAGGCTCCTCTGCTTTTGGGTGCTCTGAATATAAAAATAATTGCGATTTAAAAATTCCTTTTGAAATCTATGGAAAAAAGGTTTCTGAAAACCAATTAATTAGATTGATTGATAAAGGATGTACAACCAATTTAAAAGGTTTTAAGACCAACAATGGTTCTGTAGAAGGATTAATTAGATTTGATGATGATTTTAGTTTAAAATTAGAACCAAAACAAAAAGTTGCTAATTCTAGCTCCGTTGAGAAGAGTTCTGATAAAATTATCTGTCCAAAATGTAAAAAAGGAACTATTTTAAAAGGAAAAACTGCTTACGGTTGTTCTAATTATAAAAATGGTTGCGATTTCGTTTTCACCTTTGAAAACATCAAAAAAATAGCCAACGGAAAACCGTTGACTAAAGAATTGGTACTAAAAATTATAAGTGCTTAAAATTTTAACGAGTTATCATTTCGAAATGAACTTTTTTAAGCGATTGAGAAATTTCACATACTCTTTACACTAAGAACAAGTAAAATATATATCTTAATCTGCATACATTTTATCAATCAGTTCTTTATATTTTTTTTGAATTACTTTACGTTTTAGTTTTAAAGTAGCTGTTATTTCTCCTGCTTCTAAACTAAACTCTTTAGGCAATAGGGTAAATTTCTTTATTTTCTCAAATTTTGAAAACTCTTTTTGTAATTCCTCAAAACGTTTTTCAAACATGGCTTTAATCTGATTATTATTAATCAAATCTTCTATGTCTTTAAAACTAATTTTATGTTCTTCTGCGTATTTTTTAATATTCTCGAAACTAGGCACCGCTAACGCCGTAACATATTTTTGTTGATCTCCTATTACTGCTATTTGCTCTATAAAAGAATCACTTACCAAGGCCATTTCAAGTTTTTGAGGAGCAATATATTTTCCTCCAGAAGTTTTCATTAAATCTTTAATTCTATCGGTAATCACTAAATTACCTAATTTGTCTATTTTTCCTGCATCACCAGTTTTAAACCAACCATTTTCAAAAACTTCTGCTGTTGCTTCTGGTTTTTTATAATAGCCTTTCATAACCCCAGGTCCTTTTACTAAAATTTCATTATTATGACCTATTTTAATTTCTGTTCCTGAAATTGGTTTTCCTGCAGAATTAAATTCGAAATAGTGATCACCAAACAACGTAACTGTAGCTGTTGTTTCTGTTAAACCATACCCGCATTTTATATTTAATGCAAACGAATGGAAAAACGAAACCAAATCTGGACCTAAAGGAGCGCCTCCACAAGGCATAAATTTTATATTTCCGCCAAAGACATCTCGTAATTTGCTCAATACTAATTTGTCTGCAACTTTATACTTTAACTTTAGTGATAAAGGCACTTTTTTCTCAAGACGTTTGTACTTATTGTGGTATTTATTCCCAACTCCCAATGCCCAACTTGCTAATTTCATTTTAGTTGGTGAAGCTTCTTTTCTCTTTTCTTGAATGGCTGTAAAAATTTTCTCAAAAATTCTAGGAACCGTACACATTAAAGTTGGTTTCACCTCTTTTAGAACATCTGCAATTTTCTTTGGATCTTGGTTAAAATACACCTGAATTCCTTTGTGCAAACAGAAAAACACCCAACTACGTTCGTAAATATGGCTTAACGGTAAAAAACTTAATGAAACATCATTTTCATCCACATCAATCTCTTCATCATGCGCTTTTAATGAGGAACCAAAGTTGTTGTGATCTAACATCACTCCTTTCGGTTCTCCTGTTGTTCCAGAGGTGTAAATAATACTTGCTAAATCATCTAATTTAGAGTCAAAATGGCGTTTTTCTAATTCAGTATCAATGCTTTTTGGAAATTCTGCATTTATAAAATCAGTAAAATAAACAGCATTTTTATGATTTCTTAAATCAACTGTTTTAGTTAAAGCAACTATTAATTTCAGATATTTATTATTTTCCGAAATGTGTTCAACTTTATCAAATTCTTCTTGATCCCCAACAAACAAAACACTAATTTCTGCATCGTTTACAACGTATTCCACTTCTTTTGTAGAATTGGTTGCATAAATAGGAATGGTTACAGCTCTTACTCCCATAATTCCCAAATCGGATATAATCCATTCGGTCATATTTTGAGCAAAAACACCAATATTATTTTGTTCTTTTATTCCAAAGTTGATTAATGCTTTTGAAACTTGTTGAATTTGAAAGTAAAAAGAATCCCAGGTAATTCCTTTCCAACTTTGTGAGGCTTCATCTTTATAAAAAATAGCTTCTTTAGTTGTAAATCTCTTGGTATTATCTTTAATTACTTGTAGTAAATGTGTGTAATTCATAATTAATCTTTAGATTATTTTAAACTAAGAATATTATAACAAACAAATTTACGAATATTTAGAAGACTTAAATACAAATAACCTTTTAGATTACTCGTAATAAATAGAAAAAAAATTACAATTATATTTATTGATAAAAAATTAGTTTTACAGATTATTAATCAATAATTTACATTTTTTTAAATTTTATAATTTTAAAAAAAACCTAACGTTATAGTTGTTAAGGTATTCACTTATTTTTACCTAATTTTATCGAAATATTAAAATAATAAATGGATTTTACAAACCCTCTAGTATATGGTGTTCCTTGTTTTTTAGGACTAATTTTAGTAGAATTAGCGTATAGCAAACATCATAAAAAAGAAGAAAACAAAAAACTTTATAAATGGAAAGATTTAGCTGCAAGCCTTACAATGGGTATTGGCTCTGCTATTTTAGCTCCTTTAACAAAAACGATTGCTGCCATAGTGCTGTTTAATTTTGTGTACGATCTTTTTAACCCTTTGGTTGAAGGAATTCGTACAAATATTATGGGGTATGAATCTTTTGGTTATGCTTGGTATATTTGGATAATTTGTCAACTTTTAGATGATTTTAGTTATTATTGGTTTCATAGACAGAACCATAATGTTCGTTTTCTTTGGGCTGCGCATATTGTACATCACTCTTCTGATAATTTTAATTTAGGTACTGCGGTAAGAAATGGTTGGTTTACAATTTTTTATAAACCTTTTTTTTATATGTGGATTACCGCTATTGGGTTTCCTCCAGAAATGCTGGTCGTATGTTTGGGTATTGAAGCTTTATGGCAATTTCAGTTGCATACTGTTTATATACCCAAATTAGGTTTCTTTGAAAAAATATTTAATACACATACAATGCACCAAGTGCATCATGCCCAAAATATGGAATATATGGATAAAAATCATGGTGGTTTTTTAAATGTATTTGATAGAATTTTTGGAACATGGAAAGAGCTTGATGAAACCATTGAAATAAAATATGGAGTAACAGCACCTCCTAATTCATACAATCCATTAGTAATTTTAACACATGAGTATAAAGATATTTGGAGTGATATGAAAAAATCTAAGAACTGGTATCATAAATTCATGTATGCTTTTGCAGCTCCTGGATGGAGCCATGATGGAAGTACGCTTACCATTAAACAGACTCGAAAGGCTATGAGTGAAGAATAGTATTTAAATAAAAAATCTGTCAGTTTTTAAAAACTGACAGATTTTTTATTTGATCTTATATATGCTATTTACTTTTAGTAAAACATAGAGTTAACAAGGCAGTTAGCCCTGATTGAACGGTTTGTTTGAGCTCTTTTGAGGCACGAAAAAAGCGAGTAGTGAAAGCAGGAAGTAGCTTCTAAAAAAATTAAGAAACTAACTGACTAAAATACTCAAAGATTTCTCCTTTAGAAATAACACTTCCTTTTTCTATTAAGTCGAAAATTTCGGTATTTCTTTCGTCTTTATTATAAGGTTTTGTGCCTTTAAAAATCTCTACAGAATTATCCATCGGGTTTTGCATTAACCATTCGAAACCTTTTTGTTCAAGTAAATTAATATCCCAAGTTATTTTTATCGCAATTCTATGAATTTCTTCTGCATCGCACTTAAATAGGTTTACAGAGGTTTTAGAGAAATGTTCTACGTAGTTTGTTTTTGTTAGAACATCGTCCCAAACCACATCAGAAAAAACATTCATTTCTTCTTCTGCCACTTCTGGTGTTTCTTCTTTAATTTGATTCCATTCTTTTACATCGATACTTTGTGTTGCTAAAAAACGAGCAAAATCTTCATGTAAACTTTCGAATTGTTCTTTGGTAAGTTGTCTATATTTCATAATTAATGGTAAAAAAAACCGCCCAATTATGGGCGGTTCAAATATCTAATTTTAAAACTGATTTAGAAAATATAACGTAAACCAATTTGTGCTTGCCAACGAGATCTTAAATCTGAAACGGGTGTAAATGTTTCTGTTAAGTCTGTATTAAAAGTATAAATTGGTGTATTGGTAGCATCTACAGTTACAGCTAATGGTTGTAAATCTCTTGGTTCTTGTACAACTCCCCAATCTGAATTTAGTAAGTTACCTATATTTAAAATATCTAAACTAATTTGAACTGTGTGTTCTTTACTTTCTGATACTTTAAAGTTAATGTCTTGTAACATTTTAAAATCCCAACGAGACCTCCATGGAGATAATGCCCCATAACGTTCTACGTACTCTCCTCGTCTATCACTTAAATAATCATCTTGATTGATGTAAGCTTCAAAAGCATCTGCTTGTCCTATTCCTGTAAATTGCATTTGACTTAATTCTGATACAGTTGGTACATATAATAAATCATTGTTCTGAAAAGAAGAATCTCCATTTATATTACCAGCATATGTATAATTAAATCTTCCACCTCTTGCATATTCAAAGAAAGTAGAAAAAGTTGTTGGAGCATTTTCTCCGAAGAAGTTAAACTTCTTAGAAGCTACACCAATAAATCTGTGTGTATCTCCGTATTTAGAATATGATAATACATCTTGATTTGCGTCTCCTAAATTTGGATTAAAATCAAAAGCATCTCCAGTAATTTCTGCTTCTATTGAGTTTACATCTTTAGCATCTAAATAATTATAAGCTACACTTGCATATAACCCATTATCAAAAGATTTTTGTAATTTTAAAGAGGCATTCCAAACTCTTCCTTTATTAGAATTTGTAAATACATAGGCATTGTTTCCTTTATCTCCATCTAAATAAGTTGGTCTATCATCTCCTGGCGCATTTAAAGTTCCAGAAGGATTTCTTAATCCCCAGTTTTGTACATGAGCTCCATTAATATCTTTTGTATACGAAATATCTGTAGTAGCAATTATTCCGTTATCAAATCTATGATCTACACCAATATTTGTTCTCCAAACTTGTGGCCATTTAAAATCTGGATCTACAACTTGATAAAAGAAACTATCTAAACCTTGTACTTGATTACCTAACCATACAAAAGGAAAACGTCCTGTAAAAATACCGCTTCCACCTCTAACTTGTGTTGTTCCATCTCCACTAGCATCCCAATTGAAACCAAATCTTGGTGAGAATAAGAAACCATTATCTGGTAATGTTCTAGAGTCTATTTTAGTTGTTTGATTTGTATTAGGATTAAAATAATCGATACTTGGGTCAAACGTAAATGGTTTTCTAGCTATGTTTTCATCAATTTTATCTTGAGTATCAAAATACAAAGGTTTATCAAAACGAATACCGTACGTTAATTTAAAATTGTCATTTACATTCCATTCATCTTGTACATAAAGAGCAAACTGACCAACATTTGTTTCAGCTAAAGCCCATCCATCTCCTGTAGGTAAACTATTATTTGTAGTATTTAGTGATTCTGCATTTGCTATTGCAGAAGCTAAAGTTCCATCATTAACATCTGTCATAAAAGCAGCTAAACTACCATAAGCAGCAAAAGCTCCAACTTCTTGAACAAAATCACCATTTTCATCATATCCATAAGCTCCTAAATTAAATGAGTTATCAAACTGAAATTTTTCAAAAGATACACCTGCAGTAATTGTATGATTTTCTAATAAGAAGTTTGTATTATTTGAAATTTGAAATACTTTTTGATCTAAAGTATTATTAATCGAAAAAGGTTCGTGACCAGTAATTATATAGTTACTTCCATTACCATCTTGAATTGTAATAGCTGGAATTGGACTTGATAAAGGCGTTCTATAATCATCAAAATGAGTATAACCCGTCTGAAACTTATTTGTAATTTTATCAGAAAAAGTTGAATTTAATTCTAATTGAAAAGAATTTATATTATTGTTAATTTCATAACCTGAATTTTCGAATTGTAATGTTTGAAAATTAGGACCTCTAGTTCCTAAAGCTGTAGGATGTGCAGAATTTTCTTTAGAAGCATTTAAAAAGTTATAAATTAAAGATAATCTATGATCTTGATTTATATTTAAATCTAATTTAAAAATACCTTTAGAAGATTTAGATCCATAATTAAATCCTTGATATCTCCCCGTGTCATAACCTAATCCAGAAAGTGAATTTTGCACTGTTACTAAGTCTGATTCTAAAACGCTAGACTCATTAATAGCTAATGTTCCATCGTTGTTATTAGGTATCCAACCTGCTGTACCTAAATCTGTTCTATCATCTTTCTCGTAATTTGCAAAGAAAAATAATTTATTTTTGATAATAGGGCCTCCAATACTAAATCCAAATTGTTTTTGACTTAAATCTGGTTTTACAACATCTTCTCCTTTAACCTTACCTCCTGTTAAATCTTCATTTCTAAAGAAACCGTAAACTGTTCCTTTAAATTCGTTTGTTCCACTCTTTGTAACTGCATTTACAGAAGCTCCTGTAAAACCAGATTGAGTAACATCATAAGGAGCAATAGAAACAGAAATTTGCTCAATTGCATCTAAAGATATTGGTTGTGCTCCTGTTTGACCTCCTGGTGTTGGAGAATCTAACCCGAAAGGGTTTGTAAAAATAGCACCGTCTAAAGAAAAGTTATTAAACTGATCATTTTTACCTCCAAAAGAATTTCCACTTGCAGAAGGTTCTAATCTTGTAAAGTCTGCTGCTGACCTAGAAATTGTTGGTAATGTTTTTAATTGTGTTGCAGATACACTTGTTTGTGCACCTGTTCTATCACTATTAAAAGTAGAATTTTTAGATGATGAAATAACTATTTCCTCTAAAGACTCTCCTTCTTCAGCTAACTTACCATTAACATTGGTCGTTTTACCTAATGATAAAAAAACACCATTTACTTCTTGAGTTTTAAATCCTAAATAACTAAATGTAATCTTATAAGGTCCGCCTACTCTTAAGTTTAAAACAGTAAATCTACCATTTTCTTGAGCTGTAGTACCAGTTAAAGTTCCGGTAGGAGTGTGCAAAACAGAAATTGTTGCACCAAACAAAGGTTCTCCTGCAACATCTGTTACAATTCCTTTAATTTTAGATGTTGTAACCTGTGCATTTACAGGTGTTAAACCCCAAATTAGAAATGATAATAATAAAAGTAGTTTTTTTGTCATTTTTCTGGTTTTAAGTTTATAAAACCAAAAATAGCACAAAAAAAAAGTCTACTCCTTAGAGTAGACTTTTAGTTCTTAACAATTATTTAACAATTGTTACTTATTCAGCAATAACTTCAAAAATAATTTCAGCAACTACTGCTCTATGTAATCTTACAGAAGCTTCATATTTACCTAATCTTTTTACAGAACCACCAACAACTTTAATAAATTTCTTATCTAAGTCTGTTCCTGCTTTTGCAAGAGCTGCAGCTAAATCGATGTTGTTTACAGAACCAAATAATTTGTCTCCTGAACCAACTTTAGATGCAATTTTAATTTCATATCCTTTAACTGCTTCTGCTATTGTAGTAGCATCTTCAATTAATTTAGCTTCTTTGTAAGCACGTTGTTTTAAATTCTCTGCTAAAACTTTCTTTGCAGATGAAGTAGCTAAAACTGCTTGTCTTGTAGGGATTAAAAAGTTTCTACCATATCCGTTTTTCACTTCTACGATATCGTCTTTAAATCCTAAATTTTCTACGTCTTGTCTTAATATCAATTCCATGTTCTACCTCTTTATTATTTTAACATATCTCCAACGTAAGGCATTAACGCTAAATGACGCGCTCTTTTAATTGCTTGCGCAACTTTACGTTGATATTTTAATGATGTTCCTGTTAAACGTCTTGGTAAAATTTTACCTTGTTCGTTTACTAAATACATTAAGAAGTCTGCATCTTTAAAATCGATATACTTGATATCTTTTTTCTTAAATCTACAATATTTAGCTTCTTTTTTAGTGTCTATATCTAATGGCGTTAAATATCTAACGTCAGCAGATTTACCGCCTTTTGCTTGTTGTTCTATTGATGCCATTTCTTATTTTTTTGTAGATTTAACACGTTCAGTTCTAATTTTTGCCCAAGCAGCAGCATGTTTGTCTAATTTAACAGTTAGGTAACGCATAACGCTATCATCTCTTCTAAATTCTAACTCATATGCAGAGATTTCTTCTCCAGCAATTTTAAACTCTAATAAGTGATAAAAACCACTTTTTTTCTTTTGGATTGGATACGCTAATTTCTTAAGGCCCCAATTCTCTTTTGAGATCATTTCAGCTCCTTTGGAAACTAAATAATCTTCGAATTTTTGTACTGTCTCCTTTATCTGAGTGTCAGATAAAACGGGATTCAAAATGAAAACAGTTTCGTAATGATTCATAAATTAAATATTTATTGTTTATTTTTAAGGCTGCAAATATAATAACTTTTTTATAATTAGAGTTATATATTGCAGTTATTCTTACTTTTAAAAAGTAAAAAGAGAAGTTTAATGCAAAGAATTATAAATTCTTCTATTTTTTTGCTTTTAAAACACCTTTAAAAGCAATTGTATTTTATTCTATTAATCAAATTTCACAAACGTCCTATAAATTAGTAGAGATGATAAAACCTCCAGGTTGAAACACTAAAACAACACTGGAGATTTATCAAGAATATTGTAATTAAACTTTAGACTTCAAATGCTTCTAAATGAAATGCTTCACTAATTTCTTTATACACAATTTTTCCTTTTATAATATTTAATCC is a genomic window containing:
- a CDS encoding type II toxin-antitoxin system RelE/ParE family toxin — protein: MQVFYSKLARLKYIRITNYLLETWSLQSKNNFIKKFDLKIQQIKLHPYSCLESFEYKGLYKCVVTKQTTFYYRVLQNQQEIEIITIFDTRQNPNKLNKDL
- a CDS encoding type IA DNA topoisomerase, which produces MKVCIAEKPSVAREIASILGANTKRDGYYEGNGYAVTYTFGHLCTLLEPKDYKPHWKSWDLNNLPMLPERFDTKVTGDAGIKKQFNIVKSLFEKADVIINCGDAGTEGELIQRWVINQCGYKGKVLRLWISSLTEEAIKEGFNNLKPAEQYDNLYYAGYSRAIGDWLLGLNATRLYTVKFGGFKQVLSVGRVQTPTLAMLVNRYFEIENFKPQPYWELQTTYRNTLFNYEDGRFLKQEDGQVLANKVKESDFEIVSVTKKKGKEYAPKLFDLTGLQVYCNNKFGFSADETLKMVQKLYEMKVVTYPRVDTTFLPNDVYPKIAGILSKLTNYSELTEPLLGKKIKKSKRVFDDKKVTDHHAIIPTGIQGNLQYNQQQVYDIITRRFIGVFYPDSDVSNTSVIGKAADVPFKTTGKEILTKGWRVAFETEESKIKKEMNEKTTLPSFVKGEKGPHEPSFLEKETKPPRNFTEASLLRAMETAGKQVDDDEMRELMKENGIGRPSTRASIIETLFRRKYIERKKKLVLPTQTGIDLINIIDNELLKSAELTGRWEKRLKEIERGEFNAGTFINNMKKMVDELVYEVRSNTSKKRISSNSSVVVSEKKQSASSKTKSSKKQVAGKTCPKCKKGHILKGSSAFGCSEYKNNCDLKIPFEIYGKKVSENQLIRLIDKGCTTNLKGFKTNNGSVEGLIRFDDDFSLKLEPKQKVANSSSVEKSSDKIICPKCKKGTILKGKTAYGCSNYKNGCDFVFTFENIKKIANGKPLTKELVLKIISA
- a CDS encoding sterol desaturase family protein; this encodes MDFTNPLVYGVPCFLGLILVELAYSKHHKKEENKKLYKWKDLAASLTMGIGSAILAPLTKTIAAIVLFNFVYDLFNPLVEGIRTNIMGYESFGYAWYIWIICQLLDDFSYYWFHRQNHNVRFLWAAHIVHHSSDNFNLGTAVRNGWFTIFYKPFFYMWITAIGFPPEMLVVCLGIEALWQFQLHTVYIPKLGFFEKIFNTHTMHQVHHAQNMEYMDKNHGGFLNVFDRIFGTWKELDETIEIKYGVTAPPNSYNPLVILTHEYKDIWSDMKKSKNWYHKFMYAFAAPGWSHDGSTLTIKQTRKAMSEE
- a CDS encoding carboxypeptidase regulatory-like domain-containing protein, which produces MTKKLLLLLSFLIWGLTPVNAQVTTSKIKGIVTDVAGEPLFGATISVLHTPTGTLTGTTAQENGRFTVLNLRVGGPYKITFSYLGFKTQEVNGVFLSLGKTTNVNGKLAEEGESLEEIVISSSKNSTFNSDRTGAQTSVSATQLKTLPTISRSAADFTRLEPSASGNSFGGKNDQFNNFSLDGAIFTNPFGLDSPTPGGQTGAQPISLDAIEQISVSIAPYDVTQSGFTGASVNAVTKSGTNEFKGTVYGFFRNEDLTGGKVKGEDVVKPDLSQKQFGFSIGGPIIKNKLFFFANYEKDDRTDLGTAGWIPNNNDGTLAINESSVLESDLVTVQNSLSGLGYDTGRYQGFNYGSKSSKGIFKLDLNINQDHRLSLIYNFLNASKENSAHPTALGTRGPNFQTLQFENSGYEINNNINSFQLELNSTFSDKITNKFQTGYTHFDDYRTPLSSPIPAITIQDGNGSNYIITGHEPFSINNTLDQKVFQISNNTNFLLENHTITAGVSFEKFQFDNSFNLGAYGYDENGDFVQEVGAFAAYGSLAAFMTDVNDGTLASAIANAESLNTTNNSLPTGDGWALAETNVGQFALYVQDEWNVNDNFKLTYGIRFDKPLYFDTQDKIDENIARKPFTFDPSIDYFNPNTNQTTKIDSRTLPDNGFLFSPRFGFNWDASGDGTTQVRGGSGIFTGRFPFVWLGNQVQGLDSFFYQVVDPDFKWPQVWRTNIGVDHRFDNGIIATTDISYTKDINGAHVQNWGLRNPSGTLNAPGDDRPTYLDGDKGNNAYVFTNSNKGRVWNASLKLQKSFDNGLYASVAYNYLDAKDVNSIEAEITGDAFDFNPNLGDANQDVLSYSKYGDTHRFIGVASKKFNFFGENAPTTFSTFFEYARGGRFNYTYAGNINGDSSFQNNDLLYVPTVSELSQMQFTGIGQADAFEAYINQDDYLSDRRGEYVERYGALSPWRSRWDFKMLQDINFKVSESKEHTVQISLDILNIGNLLNSDWGVVQEPRDLQPLAVTVDATNTPIYTFNTDLTETFTPVSDLRSRWQAQIGLRYIF
- a CDS encoding DUF6495 family protein gives rise to the protein MKYRQLTKEQFESLHEDFARFLATQSIDVKEWNQIKEETPEVAEEEMNVFSDVVWDDVLTKTNYVEHFSKTSVNLFKCDAEEIHRIAIKITWDINLLEQKGFEWLMQNPMDNSVEIFKGTKPYNKDERNTEIFDLIEKGSVISKGEIFEYFSQLVS
- a CDS encoding long-chain fatty acid--CoA ligase, with the protein product MNYTHLLQVIKDNTKRFTTKEAIFYKDEASQSWKGITWDSFYFQIQQVSKALINFGIKEQNNIGVFAQNMTEWIISDLGIMGVRAVTIPIYATNSTKEVEYVVNDAEISVLFVGDQEEFDKVEHISENNKYLKLIVALTKTVDLRNHKNAVYFTDFINAEFPKSIDTELEKRHFDSKLDDLASIIYTSGTTGEPKGVMLDHNNFGSSLKAHDEEIDVDENDVSLSFLPLSHIYERSWVFFCLHKGIQVYFNQDPKKIADVLKEVKPTLMCTVPRIFEKIFTAIQEKRKEASPTKMKLASWALGVGNKYHNKYKRLEKKVPLSLKLKYKVADKLVLSKLRDVFGGNIKFMPCGGAPLGPDLVSFFHSFALNIKCGYGLTETTATVTLFGDHYFEFNSAGKPISGTEIKIGHNNEILVKGPGVMKGYYKKPEATAEVFENGWFKTGDAGKIDKLGNLVITDRIKDLMKTSGGKYIAPQKLEMALVSDSFIEQIAVIGDQQKYVTALAVPSFENIKKYAEEHKISFKDIEDLINNNQIKAMFEKRFEELQKEFSKFEKIKKFTLLPKEFSLEAGEITATLKLKRKVIQKKYKELIDKMYAD